The window CAGAAAACGTTTCATCACACACCTCCGGGCTTCTCTGCCGCGATGATGAACACGGGATTCAGCCCTTCCAGTCGGATATCACCAGCAAGAGGAGTTGTGACGGAAGACTGCAGCATGGTTATGTCCACAACCCAGCCGAGCTTTGTCAGATAATGGCGGCAACGTTCAAGAGTTCCCAGCAGAACGCAGTGGATGACCAGCCGCCCCCCGTCCTGCAAACGCGGGCAGACGACATCCAGAAGTGATTCGTCCTTGCCGAGCCCGCCGCCTATGAACACCCGATGAGGATCCGGCAAATCCTTGAGACAGGCGGGCAGTGTGCCGTGAATCACCTCAAGCGACAAGGCCCCGAAGCGCTTCCGGTTCTCGCGGATCATACCCACGCGATTGCCGTTGCGCTCAACGGCATGCACCTCGCCGGAGGGTAGCAACGCACAGGCCTCTATGCCCAGCGAGCCGCTGCCGGCACCGAGATCCCAAAGCACGTTATCAGACTCAAGGCGCAAGGCCGCAAGACCTGCTGCACGCACAGGCCATTTCGTGATCAACCCCTTGTCTGCCTCATAGGCCTCGTCCGGGGTTCCCATGACAAGCGGCGCTTCAGGCCCGCCCTTGCGCTCCAGCAGAACAAGGTTGAGGCGGGAAAAACTCTTGGTGGCCGCCTTGGCAAGCGGATAACGGTCAAAATACTCTTCCTCGCTGCCAAGATTCTCGAACACCCACATGGAGAACCATTCAGCCCCCCTGTCCAGCAGACGTTGGGCAATGGCGGCGGGAATATTCCTATCGTCGGTGAGCACGGCAACCCAGCTGCCGCCCCGGAGAGCATTGTAGAGGGGAACATAGTCGTCACGCCCGTGCAGGGAGACGGAAATCACCTCCTGCCACGGCACTTTTGCCAGTGCAGCAGCCGCCTGCAGCGAAGTAACATTGGGATAGAAATGCACGCCGTCCGGCCCGAATTCATCCACAAGGCGAGCCCCGATACCATAAAAGAGGGGGTCGCCGTCCGCGAGCACGACGACGTCACGTCCGGCTTCTTCGCTGGCGGCTATTTCCGAAAACACGGACTCCAAGGGAGACGTAATGGATACCTTGCTTGCCGGATGATCCTCAAACAGCGACAGCTGCCTTTTTCCCCCTACCAGCACCTGAGCACCATCAATGATGCCTGCATGCAGTTCCGGCAATGCCTCGGAATCCATTCCCAATCCGACTACCTGAATGGGCATATGCGCTGCTCCCCTTTTATCCGGCAGTGATAGCCGTCCTGCGACCTAGGCGACAGCGAACTGTCTGCCGTCAAAGTCGAAAACATGCACTGTCACTGCAACAGTTCCCCCAGTCCAGTGCATGGCTTTTTGCTTAGCACGTCTGGCAATGGCGACTACAATATCCTGCATGTACGTTCCGTTATCAATTATTTCCAGAGCCTGCCGTGCAGTATTGGCGTTTCTCACCTGCACGGCAATATCATCCGGAGCCCCCGCTTCCCGGCACCAATCGGCAAGCAGGGAAAAGTCCAGGTCCACTGTCTGGGCATGCGTGTAGGCGTGTCCCTGAGCCAGTTTGACCAGTTTGCCGAAAAAACAGCCCCACGCAATCTTCGTAAAGCCCTTTGCTGCCGCCTGCTCCAGAGAAAAAGCCGCAAAATCAGCAGCCTGCACAAAAGCGAGCTGCGGCCATTCCGGATACTGGGCCATAAGCAGACGTTCGCTCCGCCTGCCCGTGGAAAAACCGATGCATTCACAGCCTGCGGCCCGCGCAACATCCAGCCCCTGGGCAATGGTCGCCATCCATGCACTATGACTGAA is drawn from Desulfovibrio mangrovi and contains these coding sequences:
- the cbiE gene encoding precorrin-6y C5,15-methyltransferase (decarboxylating) subunit CbiE gives rise to the protein MPIQVVGLGMDSEALPELHAGIIDGAQVLVGGKRQLSLFEDHPASKVSITSPLESVFSEIAASEEAGRDVVVLADGDPLFYGIGARLVDEFGPDGVHFYPNVTSLQAAAALAKVPWQEVISVSLHGRDDYVPLYNALRGGSWVAVLTDDRNIPAAIAQRLLDRGAEWFSMWVFENLGSEEEYFDRYPLAKAATKSFSRLNLVLLERKGGPEAPLVMGTPDEAYEADKGLITKWPVRAAGLAALRLESDNVLWDLGAGSGSLGIEACALLPSGEVHAVERNGNRVGMIRENRKRFGALSLEVIHGTLPACLKDLPDPHRVFIGGGLGKDESLLDVVCPRLQDGGRLVIHCVLLGTLERCRHYLTKLGWVVDITMLQSSVTTPLAGDIRLEGLNPVFIIAAEKPGGV